A window of the Methanomicrobia archaeon genome harbors these coding sequences:
- a CDS encoding archease: MKHEARSYRYIEHPSDVGFEAFGSSLEELFANAALAMYSFMTDVAAIATTEERAITVEAEDLYSLMFDWLDELLFLFEAEFLVMTDFTITVDTTTFSITGTCRGGKFDPDTHEAGIIIKAVTYNMMEVTKNEQWHAQVVLDV; this comes from the coding sequence ATGAAGCATGAAGCACGGAGCTACCGGTACATCGAGCACCCCTCTGATGTCGGGTTCGAAGCGTTCGGCTCGTCTCTGGAGGAACTCTTCGCCAATGCCGCGCTCGCCATGTACAGTTTCATGACCGACGTTGCGGCCATCGCGACAACAGAAGAGCGAGCGATAACGGTAGAAGCCGAAGATCTGTACAGCTTGATGTTCGACTGGCTCGATGAACTGCTCTTCCTGTTCGAGGCTGAGTTCCTGGTTATGACAGACTTCACTATCACCGTTGATACCACAACCTTTAGCATTACGGGCACGTGCCGCGGCGGGAAGTTCGATCCCGATACGCACGAGGCGGGTATCATCATCAAGGCCGTTACCTACAACATGATGGAGGTCACGAAGAACGAGCAGTGGCATGCGCAGGTAGTGTTAGATGTGTAA